Proteins encoded by one window of Aphidius gifuensis isolate YNYX2018 linkage group LG2, ASM1490517v1, whole genome shotgun sequence:
- the LOC122848253 gene encoding obg-like ATPase 1, producing the protein MPPKKVEEPERKPLIGRVGTNLKVGIVGIPNVGKSTFFNVLTKSQAAAENFPFCTIDPNESRVPVPDARFDYLCEYYKPASKVPAFLNVTDIAGLVKGAAEGQGLGNAFLSHISACDAIFHLCRAFEDDDVTHIEGEVNPVRDLEIISEELRLKDIEHLNAALKKLEVLVLRGNDKKLKPEYDTLMKVKTVLTEDKNDIRFNDWSVNEIEILNKHLFITSKPVIYLVNLSEKDYIRKKNKWLIKIKEWVDKNDPGAVLIPFSGVFENKVLDMDETERKIYFEESKVTSALEKIIVQGYKALQLQYFFTSGPDEVKAWTIQKGTKAPQAAGRIHTDFEKGFIMAEVMKFEDFKSEGSESAVKAAGKYRQQGRNYTVEDGDIILFKFNAGAGLKDPKKK; encoded by the exons atGCCAccaaaaaaagttgaagaacCAGAACGTAAACCACTTATTGGACGAGTTGgtacaaatttaaaagtagGAATTGTTGGTATTCCAAATGTTGGTAAATCAACATTTTTCAATGTGTTGACTAAGAGTCAAGCTGCTGCtgaaaattttccattttgcaCAATTGATCCAAATGAAA GTAGGGTACCAGTTCCAGATGCAagatttgattatttatgcGAGTACTACAAGCCAgcaag taaaGTACCagcatttttaaatgtcacTGATATTGCTGGACTTGTCAAGGGTGCTGCTGAAGGTCAAGGATTAGGAAATGCTTTTCTTTCTCATATTAGTGCTTGTGATGCAATTTTCCATCTTTGCA gaGCATTTGAGGATGACGATGTGACTCATATTGAGGGTGAGGTCAATCCAGTTAGAGACCTTGAGATAATATCTGAAGAGCTTCGATTGAAAGACATTGAACATTTAAATGCTGctcttaaaaaattagaagtaCTTGTTCTTCGTGGTAATGACAAGAAGCTCAAACCTGAATAT gatACACTTATGAAAGTTAAGACTGTTCTTACTGAAGATAAAAATGACATTAGATTCAACGACTGGAGTGTAAAcgag atTGAGATACTTAACAAGCACCTTTTCATAACTTCAAAGCCTGTTATCTATTTGGTTAATTTATCGGAAAAAGATTACATTCGCAAAAAGAATAAGTG GCTTATCAAGATTAAGGAATgggttgataaaaatgatccAGGTGCAGTCTTAATTCCATTCAGTGgagtttttgaaaataaagttttagATATGGATGAAACTGAACGTAAAATTTACTTTGAAGAAAGCAAAGTTAccag tgcTTTGGAGAAAATCATAGTCCAGGGTTATAAGGCACTTCAATTGCAGTACTTTTTCACGTCTGGTCCTGATGAAGTCAAAGCTTGGACCATTCAg aaaGGAACAAAAGCACCACAAGCTGCTGGTAGAATTCATACTGATTTTGAAAAAGGTTTTATCATGGCTGAAGTTATGAAATTTGAAGATTTTAAAAGTGAAGGATCAGAGTCTGCTGTTAag gCTGCCGGAAAATATAGACAACAAGGTCGTAATTATACCGTTGAAGATGGTGatattattctatttaaattcaacGCTGGAGCTGGATTAAAagatccaaaaaaaaagtga